The Stomoxys calcitrans chromosome 3, idStoCalc2.1, whole genome shotgun sequence genome includes a region encoding these proteins:
- the LOC106090745 gene encoding DNA polymerase eta isoform X2: MGSFVLQPQQLINTYAVGFPTIGEYLTTITKKYINPLLDNDDSYRHFQENDIPAVRQSNVRLLIGSSIAKEIRDAVYAETGYECSAGIAHNKILAKLACGMNKPNKQTILPLAQIHDLFSSLPLSKIKGLGAKFGEEVCQRLGIRYLGQMLKFTEKELQHKFDEKNGTWLYNICRGIDLEAVTPRFYSKSIGCCKKFPGRNSINGLKTLQHWLLELANEIYDRLEKDVVENNRRAKQMVVNFAQDFNSEEIMSSRSAPINSQDSEALARSCLDLIKANTKQFFRAGSESVLNNPIKFLGISVGKFETISNSQNNIQDMFAQQAAKKKKSLEEEPLTSNEMMDKDENENEKTKTQKAPEKRNITDMFAKQAAKKKKYLEEEEPSTSNKNMERDETTKAQNTIPPQASEKREVIGNISCNKKENILDSNTVVVGEVKESKTTLLKSMFAKALKRKLIESEHDDEKQQKTKYEETFSSQLLNGNNAKKITTSTSSIAAESQNQKQSITANENLDSKDCHELPINKNDNTVAKQKKAEKLGGFLNDEHVPRLPDKVVDLTRNSSPSKTVNEKLATSDKRLMVMNIGTGSQQNTTDDVTQETSIKVLNKELLPTATTFAIEDQPTSQSSNDELSALINDLETIQNVSDDTPSTSLNSKRKFCEISNESSTFDYRSEYAEFALPVFDTKFLQYANCSSCGAKILNDPISIQTHQDLHFAQELSQQQRVEFREQKQAKVCAAKSPPPAAGKTKSKKMTTTQNNSQKNNSLKEDITKFLQPPISSNETPPLCSVICDICKVPIKPCDIMEHKDFHLAKELQRKLNQLDVRTVDITKSISESTRKNLNSSTVIKPSKSKAITKPITQFFTQPNT; the protein is encoded by the exons ATG GGCAGTTTTGTTCTTCAACCACAGCAATTAATCAATACATATGCTGTAGGATTTCCTACTATTGGAGAATATCTCACTACTATAACGAAAAAATATATCAATCCATTATTGGACAACGACGACTCCTATCGTCACTTTCAAGAAAATGATATACCTGCCGTTCGCCAAAGTAATGTACGTCTTTTAATTGGATCCTCTATTGCTAAAGAAATTCGAGATGCTGTTTATGCGGAAACTGGGTACGAATGCTCCGCGGGTATTGCCCacaataaaattttagccaagctCGCTTGTGGAATGAataaaccaaacaaacaaacaattcttCCACTGGCTCAAATTCATGATTTGTTTTCAAGTCTACCGCTATCAAAGATCAAAGGGCTTGGCGCAAAATTCggtgaagaagtatgtcaacgCCTAGGCAttcgatatttgggacagatgtTGAAATTCACAGAAAAAGAATTGCAACACAAATTCGACGAAAAAAATGG GACATGGCTTTATAATATTTGCCGGGGCATAGACTTGGAAGCAGTAACGCCCCGTTTCTATTCAAAAAGCATTGGATGTTGCAAAAAATTTCCGGGGCGCAATAGTATAAATGGATTAAAAACCCTACAGCACTGGCTTTTGGAGTTGGCAAACGAAATATATGATCGTCTAGAAAAAGATGTTGTTGAAAATAACAGACGTGCAAAGCAAATGGTTGTAAATTTCGCACAGGACTTTAATTCGGAGGAAATAATGAGCTCTAGATCAGCACCAATCAACTCCCAAGACAGCGAAGCCTTAGCAAGATCTTGTTTAGATTTAATCAAAGCCAACACCAAGCAATTCTTTCGCGCTGGCAGCGAAAGTGTTCTTAACAACCCTATAAAGTTTTTGGGCATTAGTGTTGGCAAGTTTGAAACGATTTCTAATTCCCAAAATAACATTCAAGATATGTTTGCGCAGCAAGcagcaaaaaagaagaaaagtcTAGAAGAAGAGCCTTTAACATCCAATGAGATGATGGATAAggatgaaaatgaaaatgaaaaaactaaGACTCAAAAGGCACCAGAAAAGCGGAACATTACAGATATGTTTGCAAAACAAGCagcaaaaaagaagaaatatcTAGAAGAAGAAGAACCTTCAACTTCCAACAAAAATATGGAAAGAGACGAGACAACTAAGGCTCAAAATACGATTCCTCCACAAGCATCAGAAAAGCGGGAAGTTATAGGTAATATTTCCTGtaataaaaaggaaaatatattAGACAGTAATACAGTTGTCGTCGGTGAAGTAAAAGAATCTAAGACCACTCTTTTAAAAAGCATGTTCGCCAAAGCTTTAAAGCGAAAATTAATCGAAAGTGAGCATGAcgatgaaaaacaacaaaaaacaaaatatgaagAAACATTTTCCTCGCAACTTTTAAATGGaaacaatgcaaaaaaaataacaacctCAACTTCGTCAATTGCTGCTGAGAGTCAAAACCAGAAGCAATCAATTACTGCCAATGAAAATTTAGATAGCAAGGACTGCCACGAACTACCCATAAATAAAAATGATAATACAGTTGCCAAACAAAAAAAGGCTGAAAAATTAGGTGGTTTTCTTAACGATGAGCACGTACCGCGGTTGCCAGACAAAGTAGTCGACTTGACGAGGAACTCATCACCATCGAAAACTGTGAATGAGAAATTGGCAACCAGCGATAAAAGGCTAATGGTAATGAATATTGGAACTGGTAGCCAACAAAATACTACTGATGACGTGACACAAGAAACCAGCATAAAAGTATTAAATAAAGAACTATTACCTACAGCTACGACGTTTGCCATTGAAGACCAGCCCACATCTCAATCTTCAAATGATGAACTAAGTGCGTTAATAAATGACTTGGAAACTATACAAAATGTTAGTGATGACACACCATCAACAAGCCTCAATAGTAaacgaaaattttgtgaaatatccAATGAGAGCAGCACTTTTGACTATCGATCCGAATATGCTGAATTTGCCTTGCCTGTATTTGATACAAAGTTTTTGCAATACGCAAACTGCTCCTCATGCGGAGCAAAAATTCTTAATGACCCTATTTCCATACAAACCCATCAAGATCTGCATTTTGCCCAAGAACTTAGTCAGCAGCAACGTGTTGAatttagagaacaaaaacaagctAAAGTTTGTGCAGCTAAATCGCCACCGCCGGCGGCAGgaaaaacaaaatccaaaaagATGACAACAACTCAAAACAACTCTCAGAAAAATAACTCACTTAAAGAAGACATAACCAAGTTTTTACAGCCACCTATATCTTCAAATGAAACACCACCACTTTGTTCTGTCATCTGTGATATATGCAAAGTTCCTATTAAACCTTGTGATATTATGGAGCATAAAGATTTCCACCTTGCCAAAGAATTGCAGAGGAAATTAAATCAGCTTGACGTCCGCACTGTGGATAttacaaaatccatttcagaAAGCACTCGCAAAAATTTGAATTCTTCCACGGTAATTAAGCCAAGTAAATCCAAAGCGATTACAAAGCCCATAACACAATTTTTTACCCAACCTAATACATAA